In Penaeus vannamei isolate JL-2024 chromosome 15, ASM4276789v1, whole genome shotgun sequence, the following are encoded in one genomic region:
- the LOC113821445 gene encoding uncharacterized protein has translation MRAVLLAAGYGTRLERDLRNDESGLYTHLVGVPKPLLPIGPHPLLSHWIHIFKQCSAITTIVVVVNELHKKLYEKWSASLGIKLSIVSDGSVCNDQRSGAVACMRLGLQEKKEDTLFIAGDTLLKKEFSLDAVISDFQKLQTNNRGACLILSAPVAEENVSKTGIIEVSAKGRVTRFVEKPQPSEIASRIQSPCFYIISRESLHHLEMFLKEKKDKPLITRDATGTFISELIHRAPVYTYHVSKRYDVGNLQSYIHCHQDFLKETQKSNCQVKQ, from the exons ATGCGAGCGGTTCTACTGGCGGCTGGTTATGGGACAAG ATTGGAACGCGACCTACGGAACGATGAAAGTGGCCTTTACACACATCTTGTTGGCGTCCCAAAGCCTCTGCTCCCAATTGGCCCGCACCCACTCCTAAGTCACTGGATCCACATCTTCAAGCAGTGCAGTGCAATAACAACCATTGTGGTAGTGGTAAACGAGCTGCATAAAAAACT ATATGAAAAATGGAGTGCATCTCTTGGTATCAAACTGAGTATTGTAAGTGATGGCTCTGTTTGCAATGATCAGAGGTCAGGGGCTGTTGCATGTATGCGGCTTGGTttgcaggagaagaaagaagatacacTGTTCATTGCAGG ggatacATTATTAAAGAAAGAATTTTCACTTGATGCTGTTATATCAGATTTTCAAAAACTTCAAACAAACAATAGAGGTGCTTGCTTGATACTGAGTGCACCCGTTGCAGAAGAGAATGTATCTAAA ACTGGGATAATAGAAGTATCAGCCAAAGGAAGGGTGACTAGATTTGTTGAAAAGCCCCAACCATCAGAAATTGCATCAAGGATCCAATCTCCATGCTTTTACATCATCTCAAGAGAGAGTTTACATCATCTTGag ATGttcctaaaagaaaagaaagacaagcccCTTATAACCCGTGATGCAACAGGAACATTTATATCTGAGCTTATACACCGTGCTCCGGTCTACACCTATCATGTCAGTAAACGGTATGATGTTGGTAATCTTCAGTCTTATATTCACTGTCATcaagattttttaaaagaaaCTCAGAAGAGCAACTGTCAGGTGAAACAATGA
- the LOC113821446 gene encoding uncharacterized protein codes for MRAVLLAAGYGTRLDRDLRNDESGLYTHLIGVPKPLLPIGPHPLLSHWIHIFKQCSAITTIVMVVNELYKELYEKWAASLDTKVSIVSDGSVCNDQRSGAVACMQLGLQEKKEDTLFIAGDTLLKKDFSFGAVISEFCNLQTKNEGACLILSAPVAEENVSKHGIIEVSDSGRVTKFVEKPQPTETMSRLQCPCFYIISRESLQHLEDFLEEMKDKPLKTRDATGTFVSELINRTPVYAHHVSHRYDVGNLQSYIQCHEDFL; via the exons ATGCGGGCTGTGCTGTTAGCGGCTGGTTATGGTACAAG ACTAGATCGTGATTTACGGAATGATGAAAGTGGCCTCTACACACATCTTATTGGCGTCCCAAAGCCTCTGCTTCCAATTGGCCCGCACCCACTCCTAAGTCACTGGATCCACATCTTTAAGCAGTGCAGTGCTATAACAACCATTGTGATGGTGGTAAATGAGCTGTATAAAGAATT ATATGAGAAATGGGCAGCATCTCTTGATACCAAAGTCAGTATTGTAAGTGATGGCTCTGTTTGCAATGATCAGAGGTCAGGGGCTGTTGCATGTATGCAGCTTGGTttgcaggagaagaaagaagatacgcTGTTCATTGCAGG ggataccTTGTTAAAGAAAGATTTTTCTTTTGGTGCTGTGATATCAGAATTTTGTAATCTTCAAACGAAAAATGAAGGTGCCTGCTTAATACTAAGTGCACCGGTTGCTGAAGAAAATGTATCAAAA CATGGGATAATAGAAGTATCAGACTCAGGAAGGGTAACCAAGTTTGTTGAGAAGCCACAACCAACGGAAACTATGTCAAGGCTCCAGTGTCCATGTTTTTACATTATTTCAAGAGAAAGTTTACAGCATCTTGAG GATTTCttagaagaaatgaaagacaagCCACTGAAGACACGTGATGCAACAGGAACTTTTGTATCTGAGCTTATAAATCGAACTCCTGTCTACGCCCATCATGTCAGCCATCGATATGATGTTGGTAATCTTCAGTCTTATATTCAGTGCCATGAAGACTTTCTATAA